One window from the genome of Rariglobus hedericola encodes:
- a CDS encoding YbjQ family protein, which produces MNAENPETLVMVLTIAFYVSPFIFMVIMGLIGRSLEKTHFASIRTREAATAKLPVITSKHGDSTLRVVKAEMVTGSVVVSLDHFKRFLARLRMIFGGRVTSYETLLDRARREATLRLKESCAGADIVLNFRMETSTIANTKGKQGAGGVEVLVYGTAITYGGPIATPPPLVPVGS; this is translated from the coding sequence ATGAACGCGGAGAACCCGGAGACGCTGGTGATGGTCCTGACCATCGCCTTCTACGTGTCGCCTTTCATTTTCATGGTGATCATGGGCTTGATCGGGCGCTCGTTGGAAAAGACCCATTTCGCATCGATCCGCACCCGCGAAGCCGCCACGGCGAAGCTTCCCGTGATCACAAGCAAGCATGGCGACTCCACATTGCGCGTGGTGAAGGCCGAGATGGTCACGGGCTCGGTGGTTGTGTCGCTGGACCACTTCAAGCGCTTCCTGGCCAGGCTGCGCATGATCTTCGGCGGTCGCGTCACATCCTACGAGACCCTCCTGGATCGTGCCCGGCGTGAAGCGACTTTACGCCTGAAGGAAAGCTGCGCGGGAGCCGACATCGTGCTCAACTTCCGCATGGAAACATCGACCATCGCCAACACTAAGGGCAAGCAAGGCGCCGGCGGCGTGGAGGTCCTGGTCTATGGCACGGCAATCACCTACGGCGGGCCGATCGCCACGCCTCCTCCGCTGGTGCCGGTGGGTTCGTAA
- a CDS encoding M48 family metallopeptidase, with the protein MKFVQRDMGAAAEASSGGGDRQLAREIGIICAATTALLLALYFSIGWLVDFTLPRISAETEVAWFREFVPATTATNLKPEQTAQVRKLQDLVDRLALGPGVPRIPFRVVLFDTDEVNAFAFPGGTIAVTRGLLEKIDTDIGLSFVLGHEIGHFVQRDHLRGLGRTLGRGIVFSLIFGGGGEVFTSHTANLLDLSYSRAQEKGADEIGLRLTYALHGQTEGSDALFRWLAKKQTNSTGLNLLSTHPQSESRIADLEAYAEKLKRESR; encoded by the coding sequence ATGAAATTCGTCCAACGCGACATGGGAGCCGCCGCCGAGGCGAGTAGCGGCGGCGGCGACCGGCAGTTGGCCCGCGAAATCGGCATCATCTGCGCGGCGACCACCGCCCTCTTGCTCGCGTTGTATTTCTCCATCGGCTGGCTCGTGGACTTCACGTTGCCGCGCATTTCGGCGGAGACCGAAGTCGCTTGGTTTCGCGAATTCGTTCCCGCCACTACAGCGACAAATTTGAAACCCGAACAAACCGCCCAGGTTCGCAAACTGCAGGATCTCGTGGACCGGCTCGCCCTCGGTCCGGGCGTGCCGCGGATTCCCTTTCGCGTGGTGCTGTTTGATACGGACGAGGTGAATGCGTTCGCCTTTCCCGGCGGGACCATCGCCGTCACCCGCGGGCTGCTCGAAAAAATAGATACCGATATCGGACTCAGTTTTGTGCTTGGCCACGAGATCGGCCACTTTGTGCAACGGGATCATTTGCGCGGGCTCGGGCGCACGTTGGGCCGTGGGATTGTCTTCAGCCTGATCTTCGGCGGAGGCGGCGAGGTGTTCACCAGCCACACGGCCAATCTGCTGGATCTGAGCTATTCGCGCGCGCAGGAAAAAGGCGCCGACGAAATCGGCCTGCGCCTCACCTACGCGCTCCACGGTCAAACCGAAGGCAGCGACGCGCTCTTCCGTTGGCTGGCAAAGAAACAGACGAACTCCACCGGACTGAACCTTCTCTCAACCCACCCCCAAAGCGAAAGCCGCATAGCCGACCTCGAAGCCTACGCGGAGAAATTAAAGCGCGAGTCCCGGTAG
- a CDS encoding glycoside hydrolase family 5 protein yields the protein MIAFLFCSRNASAASADEHLWLKVDGPRIVTSAFSEGGERPFIPVGIGYARDVIIRAQDDAVMKFCKERGLNTVRLAFYTRYFNNKKDRPIDIEQHIKDHIEPVMVAARKHGLYVILDAHEYMSAEIDEATAREKQTGKGWDEETIQHWIQSWVVVARHYKDDPYVLGYELLNEPHDIAAEDARKNYTRCIRAIREVDQRHILIVGNHSWSHARSLESTWGPVAATVDAPYNNIVFAFHDYPTDNHPWIVQRHITRFRDTHNVPVMCTEFGATHWNKSETVCREFLAGMHTLFAKEDVGWMIWALKKLEDSPRAPYNEVDKTGLGPPRQYDSCPYSDLWVPAARIMASPMPQPKAGS from the coding sequence ATGATCGCATTCCTGTTTTGCTCGCGGAACGCCAGTGCAGCATCGGCGGATGAGCACCTCTGGCTGAAGGTCGATGGTCCGCGGATTGTCACGTCCGCGTTCAGCGAAGGCGGCGAGCGTCCGTTTATTCCCGTCGGGATCGGCTATGCGCGCGACGTCATCATTCGCGCGCAGGACGATGCGGTGATGAAGTTTTGCAAAGAACGCGGCCTCAACACCGTCCGCCTCGCCTTCTACACCCGCTATTTCAACAACAAGAAAGACCGCCCCATCGACATCGAACAGCACATCAAGGATCACATCGAACCGGTGATGGTCGCCGCCCGAAAACACGGGCTCTATGTCATCCTCGACGCCCATGAATACATGAGCGCCGAGATCGACGAAGCCACCGCCCGCGAGAAACAAACGGGCAAGGGCTGGGACGAAGAAACCATCCAGCACTGGATCCAGTCTTGGGTCGTCGTGGCCAGGCACTACAAGGACGACCCCTACGTGCTCGGTTACGAATTACTGAACGAGCCGCACGACATCGCTGCCGAAGACGCCCGCAAAAACTATACCCGCTGCATCCGTGCCATTCGTGAAGTCGATCAACGTCACATCCTCATCGTCGGTAATCACAGCTGGTCTCACGCCCGCTCCTTGGAATCAACGTGGGGGCCGGTCGCCGCCACCGTGGATGCGCCTTATAACAACATCGTTTTCGCGTTTCACGATTACCCCACCGACAACCACCCGTGGATCGTCCAACGCCACATTACCCGCTTTCGCGACACCCATAACGTCCCGGTCATGTGCACCGAGTTCGGCGCGACACATTGGAACAAGAGCGAAACGGTCTGCCGCGAATTTTTGGCCGGCATGCACACCCTCTTCGCCAAGGAAGACGTCGGCTGGATGATCTGGGCGCTCAAGAAACTCGAGGACAGTCCCCGCGCTCCCTACAACGAGGTGGATAAAACCGGCCTCGGCCCGCCCCGCCAATACGACTCCTGCCCCTACAGTGACCTCTGGGTGCCCGCTGCGCGCATCATGGCCAGCCCGATGCCCCAACCCAAAGCCGGCTCCTGA
- a CDS encoding virulence RhuM family protein encodes MSDPAKVIIYPSKDGRPDIQLRVEYGTVWLSQLEIAELFGSTKQNVSLHINNILEESELTAEATVKESLTVQREGNREVKRKTLFYRLEMILAVGYRVKGPRGTQFRQWATANLSEYLVKGFVMNDERLKNPGGWDHFDELLARIREIRASEKRFYQKVRDLFALSTDYRDDPEVAGQFFAETQNKMLYAVTRHTAAEIIVGRADPAQPNMALQAWSGTRVRKRDVIVAKNYLTHDEVDTLNRIVVLFLEQAELRVKGGKQLTLDYWRSNVDRLLEFNDQPILKNAGSVSHEQMKTIAEQRYTQFDENRRTAEALEADRADIKSLEEAEKKLTRKPPND; translated from the coding sequence GTGAGCGATCCTGCCAAGGTCATTATCTACCCGTCCAAAGACGGCCGGCCTGACATCCAGCTGCGGGTCGAATACGGCACCGTGTGGCTGTCCCAGCTCGAAATTGCCGAGCTGTTCGGCAGCACCAAGCAAAACGTAAGTCTTCACATCAATAATATCTTGGAAGAGTCGGAGCTGACAGCTGAGGCAACTGTCAAGGAATCCTTGACGGTTCAGCGAGAGGGTAATCGTGAAGTAAAACGCAAGACGCTGTTTTACCGCCTAGAGATGATTCTGGCCGTCGGCTACCGAGTGAAAGGTCCGCGCGGCACCCAGTTTCGGCAGTGGGCCACGGCGAACTTGAGCGAGTATTTGGTGAAGGGTTTCGTCATGAACGACGAGCGGCTCAAAAATCCCGGCGGCTGGGATCACTTCGATGAACTGCTCGCTCGCATCCGCGAGATTCGCGCTTCGGAGAAACGCTTTTACCAGAAAGTCCGCGATCTCTTCGCGCTTAGCACCGATTACCGCGACGATCCCGAAGTCGCCGGTCAGTTTTTTGCCGAGACGCAGAATAAGATGCTCTACGCGGTCACCCGGCATACGGCTGCCGAGATCATTGTCGGACGGGCCGATCCTGCGCAGCCCAACATGGCGTTGCAGGCGTGGAGCGGCACCCGCGTGCGCAAACGCGATGTCATCGTCGCCAAAAACTACCTCACGCATGACGAGGTCGATACACTCAACCGCATCGTCGTGCTCTTTCTCGAACAGGCCGAGTTGCGCGTGAAGGGCGGCAAGCAACTCACACTCGACTACTGGCGCAGCAACGTGGACCGCTTGCTGGAGTTCAACGACCAGCCGATCCTGAAAAACGCAGGTTCCGTCAGTCACGAGCAGATGAAAACCATCGCCGAGCAGCGCTACACGCAGTTCGACGAAAACCGCCGCACTGCCGAAGCGCTCGAAGCTGACCGCGCGGACATCAAATCACTGGAAGAGGCGGAAAAGAAACTCACGAGGAAGCCGCCGAACGATTAA
- a CDS encoding M56 family metallopeptidase — MNALLSKFVLFQVYYPVIATFLLCAVKSLAIVALGGLGAVMLRKRSAAARCWVWRAVLAGCLALPLFDFGAALTGRLRVAWRHSLSEESSQDFARQANALHLVYSQEEMKARREAKASEDLPAGTVVPPWHHSSFHNVSMEDFRPTPWRQLEDRLVFGWWAVAGCFGLIAFTRMGVGFWTLRKNARVAGAAFQQKAETAATLLKLRRRPRVWIVRGLHSPLMAGWVYPGVYLPETAQGWTAQRCEEIFLHELAHWRRGDQFWQLIGRLGACVFWWQPLVAWSARQMNAEAEGAADDAVLLHRPEGENYAATLVEIAAGGQAVPAVGVPMVGYRSLEKRIRSLLHANPWRGRIGRLGVGVVVALGLVSLATASFYVVQAANDRVAAVKPHKIVKLSDWERKQLERVRDNTLRRLGALRFLHFKLEESTRREEAGQIRISPQPTKMEAWVDQWTGIHRVEYRPRVLVWIDGASPFAINDSTAINDGKSYLSYDDYDFDAFRPRSPEGLQFYLGLQESTDLLQIARVMLGTGSLFTHESNHSIEPVIWRGRPALQIRQKLNREDGEVYQQQTFIVDPAEDDMLVFYEFARPSRTPNYPSRWEAGEIGRTSSGARYALAYQRTHANEKAKTTSDIKVTQLDVLNALPAGITEMPKRPGSEYIAKEGKPIRHPRLVISYTDATKPLRPVASVVATVTINRNAPVELRADAKGQLAIPLPDEEITYLGVTAAIPGFARQSVRWQKQGDALQIPEAYLAKLWPGSPIGGKVIDEEGRPVSNAEVRVWRTGRNGASGVFEDRFALWEIKAVTDAKGFWQLDDFPADLSGLGFRIHASGFQASTAYGYEDFRRGTGLEYSVLKDRSWAYTLKRGESLNGTLSDVNGLPVRNARLVVGRDIHGSNPPEGKSDADGGFSLKNLPPGPFTLTVESLTHQPQTLELSLPLTEPLKVRLHTGGVIRGRVVDESGAPCAGMNVGVDTWKKVRTLAFSTQTDADGRFTWKGAPEEPVTFVFGACQGGKFLSGLPLSPKAEEQLIEIKPGLRMRAKVLDADTKKPVASFKVSPGRAYDDSDVWWDEKTSQTHSLGQFTWETHWFGQAHKFRIQAEGYEAFESPAYAASQSDVSETFLLKRAVR; from the coding sequence ATGAACGCGCTTCTCTCCAAGTTTGTCCTTTTTCAGGTTTATTATCCGGTTATCGCTACATTCCTGCTTTGCGCGGTGAAGAGCCTGGCGATCGTGGCGCTGGGCGGTCTGGGCGCGGTGATGCTTCGCAAGCGTTCAGCCGCAGCTCGCTGCTGGGTGTGGCGGGCGGTTCTCGCAGGATGTCTGGCGCTGCCGTTGTTCGATTTTGGCGCGGCGCTGACGGGCCGGTTGCGCGTTGCCTGGAGGCATTCGCTGTCTGAGGAAAGTTCTCAGGATTTTGCGAGGCAGGCGAACGCGTTGCATCTGGTGTATTCGCAGGAAGAGATGAAGGCTCGTCGCGAAGCAAAAGCATCTGAGGATCTCCCCGCGGGAACGGTTGTGCCGCCTTGGCATCATTCGAGTTTTCACAATGTGAGCATGGAGGATTTTCGCCCTACGCCGTGGCGGCAACTGGAAGATCGGCTGGTGTTTGGCTGGTGGGCGGTTGCAGGGTGTTTTGGTTTGATTGCATTCACTCGCATGGGCGTCGGTTTTTGGACGTTGCGAAAGAATGCCCGAGTCGCGGGTGCAGCCTTTCAGCAGAAGGCCGAAACGGCCGCCACGCTGCTGAAACTTCGGCGTCGTCCGCGGGTGTGGATTGTGCGCGGTCTGCATTCCCCCTTGATGGCCGGGTGGGTATATCCGGGTGTCTATCTTCCGGAAACGGCTCAGGGCTGGACGGCACAGCGCTGCGAGGAGATTTTTTTGCACGAACTCGCTCATTGGCGGCGAGGTGATCAATTCTGGCAGTTGATCGGACGTCTGGGCGCCTGCGTGTTCTGGTGGCAGCCATTGGTCGCGTGGTCGGCTAGGCAGATGAATGCCGAGGCCGAAGGCGCGGCCGACGATGCTGTTTTGCTGCATCGGCCCGAAGGCGAGAACTATGCCGCCACGCTGGTGGAAATCGCCGCGGGTGGGCAGGCGGTCCCGGCAGTCGGTGTTCCGATGGTGGGTTACCGGTCTTTGGAAAAACGTATCCGATCTTTGTTACATGCTAATCCCTGGCGTGGTCGGATTGGGCGGCTCGGTGTCGGCGTGGTGGTCGCTCTGGGACTTGTTTCGCTGGCAACCGCTTCCTTTTACGTGGTGCAGGCGGCGAATGACCGCGTGGCCGCGGTCAAGCCGCACAAGATCGTGAAGTTGTCCGATTGGGAGCGGAAGCAACTCGAGAGGGTGAGGGACAATACGCTGAGGCGGCTGGGCGCATTGCGGTTTCTCCACTTCAAGCTGGAGGAATCGACGCGTCGTGAAGAAGCGGGGCAGATTCGCATCAGCCCGCAACCGACAAAAATGGAGGCCTGGGTGGACCAGTGGACGGGTATTCACCGGGTGGAGTATCGACCACGGGTGTTGGTGTGGATTGACGGCGCGTCTCCGTTCGCAATCAACGACAGCACGGCCATCAACGATGGAAAGAGTTATCTGTCGTATGATGATTACGATTTTGATGCTTTTCGTCCACGTTCGCCGGAGGGCTTGCAATTTTATCTGGGACTGCAGGAGTCAACGGATTTGCTTCAAATCGCCCGGGTAATGTTGGGAACGGGGAGTCTGTTTACCCATGAATCCAATCATAGCATTGAGCCGGTGATCTGGCGGGGTAGACCGGCGCTTCAAATCCGACAGAAGCTTAATCGTGAAGACGGAGAGGTCTACCAGCAGCAAACGTTCATCGTGGACCCGGCCGAAGACGATATGTTGGTTTTCTACGAGTTTGCTCGGCCAAGTCGCACGCCCAACTATCCGAGTCGGTGGGAGGCGGGAGAGATTGGCCGGACGTCTTCGGGTGCACGGTATGCGCTAGCATATCAGCGGACCCATGCTAACGAAAAGGCGAAGACCACTTCCGATATCAAAGTCACTCAGTTGGACGTGTTGAATGCATTGCCTGCGGGGATCACAGAGATGCCCAAGCGGCCTGGCTCGGAATACATCGCAAAAGAGGGGAAACCGATTCGGCATCCTCGGCTCGTCATCAGCTACACCGATGCGACCAAGCCGCTTCGCCCGGTGGCTTCGGTGGTCGCGACTGTGACCATCAATCGTAATGCGCCTGTCGAGCTTCGCGCCGATGCCAAGGGGCAGCTTGCGATACCATTGCCTGACGAGGAAATCACTTACTTGGGAGTAACGGCGGCCATCCCCGGGTTCGCGAGACAGTCGGTGAGATGGCAGAAACAGGGAGACGCTTTACAAATCCCGGAGGCTTACCTCGCGAAGCTATGGCCCGGATCGCCCATCGGCGGAAAAGTCATCGACGAGGAAGGCAGGCCAGTGAGCAATGCGGAGGTGCGTGTGTGGAGAACCGGACGCAATGGGGCTTCGGGTGTCTTCGAGGATCGCTTCGCATTGTGGGAAATAAAAGCGGTCACAGATGCGAAGGGTTTCTGGCAACTGGATGATTTTCCGGCGGACTTGAGCGGGCTCGGGTTCCGTATCCATGCCTCGGGATTTCAGGCATCGACGGCCTATGGCTACGAGGATTTTCGCAGAGGCACCGGATTGGAGTATTCGGTTCTGAAAGACAGGTCGTGGGCTTATACGTTAAAGCGTGGAGAGTCGCTCAACGGGACTTTGAGCGACGTGAATGGCCTGCCTGTGAGGAATGCCCGCCTTGTGGTGGGGCGTGATATTCATGGCTCGAACCCGCCTGAGGGAAAAAGCGATGCGGACGGAGGTTTCTCGTTAAAAAATCTTCCACCGGGTCCGTTCACGCTCACCGTCGAATCCTTAACTCATCAGCCGCAAACATTGGAGCTATCCTTGCCTTTGACCGAGCCGCTCAAAGTTCGGTTACACACTGGCGGCGTCATTCGGGGACGGGTTGTAGATGAGAGCGGTGCGCCGTGCGCAGGCATGAACGTGGGTGTCGATACCTGGAAAAAGGTGCGCACGCTGGCCTTCTCCACGCAGACGGATGCGGACGGTCGGTTCACTTGGAAAGGCGCGCCGGAAGAGCCGGTGACATTTGTTTTCGGTGCGTGCCAAGGGGGCAAATTTCTAAGCGGTCTGCCGCTCAGTCCGAAGGCCGAAGAACAGCTGATCGAGATCAAGCCTGGTTTGCGGATGCGCGCCAAGGTGCTCGATGCCGACACCAAGAAGCCGGTTGCGAGTTTCAAAGTATCTCCGGGCCGCGCCTATGATGATAGTGATGTGTGGTGGGACGAAAAAACATCGCAGACGCATTCGCTCGGACAGTTCACTTGGGAAACACATTGGTTCGGGCAGGCTCATAAGTTTCGTATTCAGGCGGAAGGTTATGAGGCCTTTGAGTCCCCAGCTTATGCGGCTTCACAATCGGACGTGAGCGAGACCTTTTTGTTAAAACGGGCAGTGCGTTGA
- a CDS encoding BlaI/MecI/CopY family transcriptional regulator, translating into MGVDISTPNMSSDPLSGDLSKRERQVMEIIVRLQRATARDIEGALTDAPTYSAVRSILRILVNKGLVRKESADGRDWYAPSMAPATARTGALRAFVRNFFDNSAGEAACALLGQKNLKLSQEEADTLMKLIKEARIE; encoded by the coding sequence TTGGGTGTTGATATTTCAACACCCAATATGAGTTCTGATCCTTTGTCCGGCGATTTGAGCAAGCGTGAGAGGCAGGTGATGGAGATCATCGTCCGTCTGCAGAGGGCGACGGCGCGCGATATCGAGGGCGCATTGACGGATGCACCCACATATTCCGCGGTGCGTTCGATCCTGCGCATTTTGGTGAACAAGGGTCTGGTCCGAAAAGAGTCGGCGGACGGGCGCGATTGGTATGCGCCGAGTATGGCACCGGCAACCGCACGGACGGGGGCGTTGCGTGCTTTCGTGCGAAATTTCTTTGATAATTCGGCGGGCGAGGCGGCATGCGCACTGCTCGGCCAGAAAAACCTGAAGCTTTCGCAGGAAGAGGCGGACACGCTGATGAAGCTCATCAAGGAGGCACGCATCGAATGA